In Campylobacter mucosalis, a single window of DNA contains:
- a CDS encoding DUF4149 domain-containing protein has product MKNIYLFFLAGLVGMEIALGVFVAPAIFYPQRFGLEGVLTHFQSGIIMTQIFIKYNYFLLFVSLFAILFELINLRKDECKHVKISSLALAFINLALALIFIFYFTDFILQAQAKGEVATIANAEFNAIHKASEYVMKLMMAAQTLLFFLKSFKR; this is encoded by the coding sequence ATAAAAAACATATATCTATTTTTCTTAGCAGGGCTTGTCGGTATGGAGATTGCTCTTGGTGTTTTTGTCGCACCTGCGATATTCTACCCGCAGAGATTCGGACTTGAGGGGGTTCTTACGCATTTTCAAAGCGGTATTATAATGACGCAAATTTTCATAAAGTACAACTACTTTTTACTATTTGTGAGTTTGTTTGCTATACTTTTTGAGCTTATTAATTTACGTAAAGATGAGTGTAAACACGTTAAAATTTCAAGCTTGGCACTTGCGTTTATAAATTTAGCACTAGCTCTTATTTTTATCTTTTATTTTACGGATTTTATCTTACAAGCACAAGCAAAAGGTGAGGTTGCAACCATAGCAAATGCCGAATTTAACGCTATCCATAAGGCAAGTGAATATGTAATGAAACTTATGATGGCAGCTCAGACACTGCTATTTTTTCTTAAAAGTTTTAAAAGGTAA
- a CDS encoding HemK/PrmC family methyltransferase: MRVKEALNLAKSELKDCENGSSVARILLCNFLNFSKEELFLKDNEIFDFSEYFTQIWRFKNGEPLEYITGKASFYSLEFDVFKGVLIPRPETEILVDKVLEVAKNFNMPKIAEIGVGSGIISICLALNLKNALIKSSDISGVAIENATKNAKKFGVSDKVELFNCSYLDEICGQIDILVSNPPYIANEYELDKWVQNEPKTALFGGVSGDEILKEIIRISSLRDIKILACEMGYDQRESMQKELGNFGYRAEFYKDLAGFDRGFVAFKY; this comes from the coding sequence ATGAGAGTTAAAGAGGCTTTAAATTTAGCCAAAAGCGAGCTAAAAGATTGTGAAAATGGCTCATCTGTGGCTAGAATTTTGCTCTGTAATTTTTTAAATTTCAGCAAAGAAGAGCTTTTTTTAAAAGACAATGAAATTTTTGATTTTAGCGAGTATTTTACGCAGATTTGGCGTTTTAAAAATGGCGAACCGCTTGAGTATATAACTGGCAAGGCTTCGTTTTATTCGCTTGAATTTGACGTATTTAAAGGCGTTTTAATACCGCGTCCTGAGACTGAAATTTTGGTTGATAAAGTGCTAGAGGTGGCTAAAAATTTTAATATGCCAAAGATTGCCGAGATTGGAGTTGGAAGCGGTATTATAAGCATTTGTTTGGCACTAAATTTAAAAAATGCACTTATAAAATCAAGCGATATAAGCGGCGTAGCGATAGAAAATGCCACCAAAAATGCAAAGAAATTTGGTGTTAGTGATAAAGTAGAGCTTTTTAACTGCTCCTATCTTGATGAAATTTGCGGTCAAATTGATATTTTAGTATCAAATCCGCCATACATTGCAAATGAGTATGAGCTTGATAAATGGGTGCAAAACGAGCCAAAAACTGCACTTTTTGGTGGAGTGAGCGGAGATGAAATTTTAAAAGAGATTATTAGAATTTCTAGCCTTAGAGATATTAAAATTTTAGCTTGTGAAATGGGCTATGACCAGCGTGAAAGTATGCAAAAAGAGCTTGGAAATTTTGGTTATAGGGCGGAATTTTACAAGGATTTAGCGGGATTTGACCGTGGATTTGTCGCATTTAAATATTAA
- a CDS encoding M48 family metallopeptidase, producing MIYFLVFIYFLYVFLRCFFAILQINFIKNASLKKAVVLSDDEYKNAANIAIQNQKFELTSLIFNALVAIFWIVFGLKILYAYVVTDDTIAQNIAFAMAFVFINLVIDLPFNIYEKFIKDKKQGFSNLTPKIFIVDTIKSLLLTLVFGSGFIWIILTCIDFLGEFWWLWAFFISFGIIIVINLIYPTIIAPMFNKVTPLEEGELKSAIENLLIGLGFKSSGVFVMDASKRDSRLNAYFGGLGATKRVVLFDTLIQKLSIDEIIAVLGHELGHFKHKDILKMIALSAIMLFLFFAIFANIPNSVYESIGMFGGGGFVVFFLLFSPIFSFLFNPIIGFISRKNEFGADEFGARTKDKQSMIDALKKLGLENKAFPLSHPLYSAIYHSHPTLFERIEKLKNES from the coding sequence ATGATCTATTTTTTGGTTTTTATATATTTTTTGTATGTTTTTTTAAGGTGCTTTTTTGCGATTTTGCAGATAAATTTTATAAAAAATGCTAGTTTAAAAAAGGCGGTTGTTTTAAGTGATGATGAGTATAAAAATGCGGCAAATATCGCCATACAAAATCAGAAATTTGAGCTAACTAGCCTTATTTTTAATGCTCTTGTTGCTATTTTTTGGATTGTTTTTGGTCTTAAAATTTTATACGCTTATGTCGTTACTGACGATACTATTGCTCAAAATATAGCTTTTGCTATGGCGTTTGTGTTTATAAATTTAGTTATTGATTTGCCGTTTAATATTTATGAGAAATTTATAAAAGATAAAAAACAAGGGTTTTCAAACCTAACACCAAAAATTTTCATAGTTGATACGATAAAATCGCTACTTTTAACGCTTGTTTTTGGCTCTGGTTTTATTTGGATTATCTTAACTTGCATAGATTTTTTAGGCGAGTTTTGGTGGCTTTGGGCATTTTTTATCAGTTTTGGCATCATAATTGTTATAAATTTAATATACCCAACCATAATCGCTCCTATGTTTAACAAAGTAACACCGCTTGAGGAAGGCGAGTTAAAATCTGCTATTGAGAATTTACTAATAGGCTTAGGTTTTAAAAGTAGCGGTGTTTTCGTGATGGACGCTAGTAAGCGAGATAGTCGCTTAAATGCCTATTTTGGTGGACTTGGGGCTACAAAAAGGGTTGTGCTGTTTGACACGCTCATACAAAAGCTAAGCATAGATGAGATTATTGCTGTTTTAGGACACGAACTTGGGCATTTTAAGCACAAGGATATTTTAAAAATGATAGCCCTAAGTGCCATTATGCTGTTTTTGTTTTTTGCTATATTTGCAAATATTCCAAATTCTGTTTATGAAAGCATAGGTATGTTTGGTGGAGGCGGATTTGTTGTATTTTTCCTGCTTTTTTCGCCTATTTTTAGCTTTTTGTTTAATCCAATTATTGGATTTATTAGCCGAAAAAATGAATTTGGTGCAGATGAATTTGGTGCTAGAACAAAAGATAAACAAAGTATGATAGACGCACTAAAAAAACTAGGCTTAGAAAATAAAGCCTTTCCGCTCTCTCATCCGCTATATTCGGCCATCTATCACTCTCATCCAACGCTTTTTGAGCGTATAGAAAAGCTAAAAAATGAGAGTTAA
- a CDS encoding sodium-dependent transporter, with protein MNRNSWSSRLTYILAVAGATVGFGATWRFPYLVGQNGGGAYVLTFCMAMVAIGIPMILVENAIGRRLKVNAVDAFGGSANGKRVSSYWKIVGWMGLVGAFGIMAYYMVIGGWVLNYIAQISFGMLDLSNTLDFKTTTAFYEQNIVSNPLAISFATLVFVLINYIILVQGAVKGIERSAKYLMPLLFLLMLTMVFKNITLEGASEGIKFYLTPDFSKINMKLFIDVLGQVFFALSLGFGVMITLSSFVKKDENLVKISIITGILNTAIAVLAGFMIFPSLFTFGIEPNSGPSLVFKSLPIVFSNMWAGEFFAVAFFTLLMIAALTTSLPIYEVIITTIQEKFKIRRKRAIFIVLGGIFVLGNLPSLMATNLLSDVTIFGKNIFDAYDAISATIFFILTSLGCVIFVGWVLKDEAKKEILQGSQRYAKLIGIWYFYIKYIIPFLILVVFVSSFYDNFLR; from the coding sequence ATGAACCGAAATTCTTGGAGCTCAAGACTAACTTACATTTTAGCTGTTGCTGGGGCGACCGTCGGCTTTGGTGCGACTTGGCGTTTTCCGTATCTTGTGGGACAAAATGGCGGCGGAGCTTACGTGCTTACGTTTTGCATGGCGATGGTAGCAATAGGAATTCCAATGATTCTCGTTGAAAACGCGATAGGTAGGCGTTTAAAGGTAAATGCCGTTGACGCTTTTGGCGGTAGTGCGAATGGCAAACGAGTAAGTTCATACTGGAAGATAGTCGGCTGGATGGGGCTTGTCGGTGCGTTTGGGATAATGGCTTATTATATGGTCATAGGTGGCTGGGTGTTAAACTACATAGCACAAATTTCATTTGGTATGCTTGATCTTTCAAACACACTTGATTTTAAAACCACGACCGCTTTTTACGAGCAAAATATCGTTAGCAACCCACTTGCTATTAGTTTTGCAACCCTTGTTTTTGTGCTTATAAACTATATCATTTTAGTCCAAGGTGCGGTTAAGGGTATTGAACGGTCGGCGAAGTATCTTATGCCTCTTTTGTTTTTGCTTATGCTTACGATGGTGTTTAAAAATATCACTCTTGAAGGTGCGTCTGAAGGGATTAAATTTTATCTTACTCCCGATTTTTCAAAGATAAATATGAAGCTTTTTATTGATGTTTTAGGGCAGGTATTTTTTGCGCTTTCGCTCGGGTTTGGCGTGATGATAACGCTATCAAGCTTTGTTAAAAAAGATGAAAATTTGGTCAAAATTTCAATCATAACAGGAATTTTAAATACCGCAATTGCCGTTTTGGCAGGATTTATGATCTTCCCTTCGCTTTTTACATTTGGTATAGAGCCAAATAGCGGCCCAAGCCTTGTTTTTAAAAGCCTTCCGATAGTGTTTTCAAATATGTGGGCTGGGGAGTTTTTTGCGGTTGCGTTCTTTACGCTTCTTATGATAGCAGCGCTTACTACGTCGCTACCTATCTATGAGGTTATCATTACAACAATTCAAGAAAAATTTAAAATTCGTAGAAAAAGAGCCATTTTTATAGTGCTTGGTGGCATTTTCGTGCTTGGGAATTTGCCTAGTCTTATGGCTACAAATTTGCTCTCTGATGTTACAATTTTTGGCAAAAACATCTTTGACGCTTATGACGCTATAAGTGCTACGATATTTTTTATCTTAACCTCTCTTGGTTGTGTTATTTTTGTGGGTTGGGTGCTTAAAGATGAGGCTAAAAAGGAGATTTTGCAAGGAAGCCAAAGATATGCAAAACTTATCGGAATTTGGTATTTTTATATAAAATATATCATACCATTTTTGATTTTGGTTGTATTTGTAAGTAGTTTTTATGATAATTTTTTAAGGTAG